One Candidatus Nitrososphaera evergladensis SR1 genomic window carries:
- a CDS encoding NAD(P)-dependent oxidoreductase produces the protein MKVGIAGLGLMGSGIAKRLISTGHDVWVYNREKSKANLFSKDAKVAASPLELASNCNLVITVVTNFDAVKQVFFGDKGIAKSSKKNGSHAIIIDASTISPEQSAYCAQELRKVGIEMLGMPVMGGPAAAEAGELVPMVAGSRQAFEKARPVIEKMGKRVFYISEKDGSANAVKLALNLNIALIATAVSEGIMLVKGSGIDPAVFVQVLNTTYFKTGLSEKKGPLMVANDYAPSFHLKNMLKDLELANDTAQVQGITLPTTAHVQQMFRAANNSGYSEMDYTAICAFLAKINGMEGGEGRKTK, from the coding sequence GTGAAAGTTGGCATAGCAGGGTTGGGCCTTATGGGCTCTGGCATTGCAAAGCGCTTGATAAGCACGGGCCACGATGTCTGGGTCTATAACCGGGAAAAGTCAAAAGCAAACCTGTTTTCAAAGGATGCCAAAGTGGCCGCAAGCCCACTTGAACTTGCCTCAAACTGCAACCTTGTGATAACCGTCGTGACAAACTTTGATGCTGTAAAACAAGTGTTTTTTGGCGATAAAGGCATTGCCAAGTCGTCAAAGAAAAACGGCTCCCATGCAATAATCATAGACGCCAGCACCATCTCTCCAGAGCAGTCTGCGTACTGCGCGCAAGAGTTGCGCAAAGTCGGGATTGAAATGCTTGGCATGCCAGTGATGGGCGGGCCTGCGGCTGCCGAGGCAGGCGAACTTGTGCCCATGGTTGCCGGAAGCAGGCAGGCGTTTGAAAAGGCAAGACCCGTGATAGAAAAGATGGGCAAGCGTGTATTTTACATCTCTGAAAAGGACGGTTCTGCAAACGCGGTGAAACTTGCCCTCAACCTCAACATCGCGCTAATTGCAACGGCGGTGTCAGAAGGCATTATGCTTGTAAAGGGATCTGGCATCGACCCTGCGGTGTTTGTGCAGGTGCTAAATACCACTTACTTCAAGACTGGCCTGTCGGAGAAAAAAGGACCGCTCATGGTGGCAAATGATTATGCGCCCTCTTTTCACCTAAAGAACATGCTCAAAGACCTAGAGCTTGCAAACGACACGGCTCAGGTGCAAGGCATCACGCTTCCGACTACTGCGCATGTACAGCAGATGTTCAGGGCGGCAAACAACAGCGGATACTCGGAGATGGACTATACTGCAATCTGCG